One Roseimaritima multifibrata DNA window includes the following coding sequences:
- the trmD gene encoding tRNA (guanosine(37)-N1)-methyltransferase TrmD encodes MRFDIVTLFPAIFDGYLTQSLLNKAIERELVQIHRHDLREWSHDPKHNKIDDRPFGGGPGMLIQAPPTVECVEQIDRECELPARRIVLTPQGKKLDQRLAEDLATSPRVLLMCGRYEGFDQRVMDILEPEEVSVGDFVLNGGEVAAMIVIDAVVRLIPGVLGDELSNFDDSFSRGNRLLEFPQYTRPREYRGHRVPDVLLEGDHQRIAAWRAEASLTRTAERRQDLLSEHSQTDPKTDS; translated from the coding sequence ATGCGGTTTGACATCGTGACGCTGTTTCCAGCAATCTTTGATGGTTACCTGACGCAAAGCCTTCTGAATAAGGCAATTGAACGCGAACTGGTGCAAATCCATCGACATGATCTGCGAGAGTGGTCACACGATCCGAAACACAACAAAATCGATGATCGCCCGTTTGGCGGAGGCCCAGGGATGTTGATCCAAGCGCCGCCAACCGTTGAATGTGTCGAACAAATCGATCGGGAATGCGAATTGCCTGCCCGCCGAATTGTGCTGACTCCGCAAGGAAAGAAACTGGACCAGCGTCTGGCCGAAGATCTTGCAACGAGTCCTCGAGTGCTGCTGATGTGCGGTCGCTACGAAGGATTTGATCAACGGGTTATGGATATTTTGGAACCTGAAGAAGTGAGTGTCGGCGATTTTGTACTCAATGGAGGCGAAGTCGCTGCGATGATTGTGATTGATGCGGTCGTCCGGTTAATTCCCGGCGTCCTCGGTGACGAACTAAGTAATTTTGATGATTCTTTCAGCCGCGGAAATCGGTTGCTGGAATTCCCACAATACACGCGGCCTCGTGAGTATCGTGGACATCGAGTTCCCGACGTTTTGCTGGAGGGAGACCACCAGCGAATTGCGGCTTGGCGGGCGGAAGCCAGCCTGACGCGGACGGCGGAACGACGACAAGATTTACTCAGTGAGCACTCACAAACCGATCCCAAAACGGATTCTTAG
- a CDS encoding YraN family protein — protein sequence MKIRTKGWGDWLRESQGRYLDWRYGRVDPEAPLGRRGEQVAARYLRRKKYTVIAESERDRAGEIDLIALQHRQIVFVEVKTLASTRPGHPADRVDQTKQARLTRAALRFLKRHQLLEHPARFDVIAVWWPTGEPEPLKLQHYENAFEAQGDLQWFA from the coding sequence GTGAAAATCCGAACGAAGGGCTGGGGAGATTGGCTGCGCGAATCGCAGGGACGCTATCTCGATTGGCGGTACGGACGTGTCGATCCCGAAGCCCCGCTGGGGCGACGTGGTGAACAGGTCGCCGCCCGCTACCTGCGCCGCAAAAAGTACACCGTGATCGCCGAAAGTGAACGCGATCGAGCTGGCGAGATCGATTTGATTGCCCTGCAACATCGACAGATTGTATTCGTCGAGGTCAAAACGTTGGCCAGTACGCGCCCAGGGCACCCTGCAGACCGCGTCGATCAGACGAAGCAAGCTCGACTGACAAGAGCCGCCTTGCGGTTCCTGAAGCGGCACCAGTTGCTTGAGCACCCTGCACGTTTTGATGTGATCGCGGTTTGGTGGCCGACCGGTGAACCCGAACCGCTCAAACTGCAGCACTACGAAAATGCTTTCGAGGCACAAGGCGATCTGCAATGGTTCGCTTAG
- the queC gene encoding 7-cyano-7-deazaguanine synthase QueC → MPASNDARPAVILLSGGLDSATCLAIAQADGFAPHAISFRYGQRHLHELECARRLGERMKVVSHRIIDINLAQFGGSALTDAGIAVPKHDTTAQMEAGIPVTYVPARNTVFLSLALAMAETLGSRDIFIGVNALDYSGYPDCRPEFIESFEKTANLATKIGVEQPGAIRIHAPLLKWTKAEIIAKGISLGVDYSATNSCYDPESDGSACMRCDACLLRLKGFAENGLTDPAIAKN, encoded by the coding sequence ATGCCTGCTTCAAACGACGCGCGACCCGCTGTAATTTTGCTCTCCGGCGGCTTGGACAGTGCCACTTGCTTGGCAATCGCTCAAGCCGACGGATTTGCACCCCATGCGATTAGCTTTCGTTATGGTCAGCGTCATTTGCACGAACTGGAATGTGCGCGGCGTCTTGGGGAGCGGATGAAGGTTGTCTCGCACCGAATTATCGATATCAATTTGGCGCAGTTCGGTGGGTCGGCGTTAACCGATGCGGGGATCGCCGTTCCCAAGCATGACACAACGGCCCAGATGGAAGCAGGAATCCCCGTTACCTACGTCCCGGCAAGGAACACGGTTTTCCTCTCGCTGGCGCTTGCGATGGCAGAAACGCTGGGCAGTCGCGATATTTTCATCGGAGTCAATGCACTCGACTACAGCGGCTATCCAGATTGCCGGCCTGAATTTATCGAATCCTTTGAGAAAACGGCGAACTTGGCGACCAAAATTGGCGTCGAGCAACCGGGTGCGATTCGCATCCACGCTCCCCTGTTGAAGTGGACCAAAGCCGAAATCATCGCCAAAGGGATCTCGCTAGGCGTCGATTACTCGGCGACGAATTCATGCTATGACCCCGAATCAGATGGCTCCGCCTGCATGCGGTGTGACGCCTGTCTCCTGCGTCTGAAGGGTTTTGCAGAGAACGGTTTAACCGATCCAGCGATCGCAAAAAACTGA
- the ffh gene encoding signal recognition particle protein, giving the protein MFDSLSDGLQSAFKSLRGKGKLTEGNMREGLQTVEQAMLEADVNYSVVKDFMEHVTERALGQRVLLSLRPHEELIRIVYDELVSILGPVDTSLHLKKSGCTILMLCGLQGAGKTTTCGKLAQLLLEEKITPTLVAADLQRPAAIEQLHVIGRQLGVPVYSDAGEKDPVKVCQAGVKQAEADGSRVVILDTAGRLAIDKELMAELARIDKRVKPDQVYLVVDGMTGQDAVNSAGAFNKELELDGVVMTKLDGDARGGALLSVKQVTGVPIKFIGTGEHLESLEPFRPEGMASRILQMGDMVAAAREAHRIVDESEREELEEKMASGEMTLDDFKGLMEKVAKPGLMGKMMSLMPGMGQMKDLMQNEDVTGGVKQTIGLINSMTKSERRNPKLIDAPRRARIAAGAGVQAPAVNQLVKQFEQMKPVMQMMAGGNAGDRMQMMRQIQSSGMMSDPGAGGIKVKKGTGKRLSPREKAKLRKQRDKELRQKRRGK; this is encoded by the coding sequence ATGTTTGATTCGCTCTCAGATGGACTGCAATCTGCCTTTAAAAGCCTTCGTGGTAAGGGCAAGCTAACCGAGGGCAATATGCGCGAGGGTCTTCAGACCGTCGAGCAAGCGATGCTAGAGGCCGATGTTAACTACTCGGTCGTAAAAGATTTTATGGAGCATGTGACCGAGCGAGCTCTCGGTCAGCGGGTTCTGCTTAGTCTGCGGCCGCATGAAGAATTGATCCGAATCGTTTATGACGAATTGGTGTCGATTCTGGGGCCCGTCGATACCTCGCTTCATCTGAAGAAGTCAGGCTGCACGATTCTGATGCTTTGCGGTTTGCAGGGGGCCGGGAAAACGACGACCTGTGGCAAACTGGCTCAGTTGTTGCTGGAAGAAAAGATCACGCCGACCTTGGTCGCTGCCGACTTGCAACGCCCTGCTGCCATCGAACAATTGCATGTTATTGGGCGGCAATTAGGGGTCCCGGTTTATAGCGACGCCGGAGAAAAAGACCCGGTCAAGGTCTGCCAGGCCGGGGTCAAGCAGGCCGAAGCCGACGGATCCCGCGTGGTTATCCTGGATACAGCGGGTCGACTGGCAATCGACAAGGAATTAATGGCCGAGCTTGCTCGGATCGATAAGCGAGTAAAGCCCGATCAAGTTTACCTCGTCGTCGACGGGATGACCGGTCAAGATGCCGTCAACAGTGCCGGAGCCTTTAATAAGGAACTGGAACTGGACGGCGTTGTGATGACCAAGCTGGATGGGGACGCTCGTGGTGGAGCGTTGCTGTCGGTGAAGCAGGTTACCGGCGTCCCGATCAAATTCATCGGGACCGGTGAACATCTGGAATCGCTTGAACCATTCCGCCCTGAAGGAATGGCTAGCAGGATTCTGCAGATGGGCGATATGGTGGCCGCCGCTCGCGAAGCCCACCGGATCGTCGACGAAAGCGAACGAGAAGAGCTAGAAGAGAAGATGGCCTCCGGCGAAATGACGCTGGACGATTTCAAGGGCTTGATGGAAAAAGTTGCCAAGCCTGGATTGATGGGCAAGATGATGTCTTTGATGCCCGGAATGGGGCAGATGAAGGATCTGATGCAGAATGAAGACGTCACCGGTGGCGTCAAGCAAACCATCGGTTTGATCAACAGTATGACCAAATCGGAACGCCGGAATCCGAAATTGATCGATGCTCCGCGGAGGGCGCGAATCGCCGCCGGAGCTGGGGTTCAGGCACCCGCGGTCAACCAGCTGGTGAAACAGTTTGAACAGATGAAACCGGTCATGCAGATGATGGCTGGCGGGAATGCTGGCGATCGCATGCAAATGATGCGACAAATTCAGAGTAGCGGGATGATGTCCGACCCGGGTGCGGGTGGGATCAAAGTCAAGAAGGGGACGGGCAAGCGCTTAAGTCCTCGTGAAAAAGCAAAGTTGCGTAAGCAACGCGATAAAGAGCTGCGGCAGAAACGTCGCGGGAAGTAA
- a CDS encoding DAHL domain-containing protein, whose product MKRNALNALFLALLVIVSGWLLPRSTDTSSGRFGIVAETVRTLNQRNIDLDSAVLSVRLGLVSDYDELSALEHALQESVRGTEELQIVGADWGGPIDLAELGRLANQKVQLSGDFKANHAIVNNSLAGFMHNVREAMEQTPTYEAHAALARIEVAGARFCVAGLEADRIEFQDALQSLRAIQPDPLAEKSEAWELTIRHSQKLLELRTELDATIQALVRVPLSAFAADLMRLENHRNQQQLAVTNAYRGALSVLVLMLIGYCAYQFVCLVRHARKDRQANEDLEAKILERTRQLVRMNQELAKAICEAEKLALVAQYTDNGVMIRDPVGRIEWVNAGFTRITGYTLDEVIGKQPMQFLYGAETDLASIEKIDDAIRTQTGVDEELIYYSKSGQPFWLAVELRPIYDEYGTLVRFIAIESDITERKQAEVEKSILSSKLLKVSRQAGMAEVATGVLHNVGNVLNSVNVSANLLLDTLQRSRALTFRKAADLILDHEGDLARFFGEDPRGQAIPAFLKELAASLQKDRTLCQGELRSLMGNVEHIKEIVSMQQSLACTGGNLERLDLTAVVEDALKIDSVAMERHRMRVERQFDLVPYVCADRHKVVQVLVNLVSNARHAMEKVPEENRVVTVAITGDEKEVRVMVSDRGVGIPVEHLTKIFSHGFTTRKEGHGFGLHSSALACQEMGGALEAHSEGVGRGATFSLRIPVEAEAPAPSRLEAVVQ is encoded by the coding sequence ATGAAACGGAATGCGCTAAACGCACTTTTCCTCGCACTGTTGGTCATTGTTAGCGGCTGGTTGTTGCCACGTTCCACCGATACCAGTAGCGGTCGATTCGGCATCGTTGCCGAGACGGTGCGGACCCTTAATCAACGCAATATCGATTTAGATTCGGCGGTCCTTTCCGTGCGTCTGGGCTTGGTCTCGGACTATGACGAGCTTTCGGCGCTGGAGCACGCGTTGCAAGAGAGCGTCCGCGGAACCGAAGAGTTGCAAATCGTGGGGGCGGATTGGGGGGGGCCGATCGATCTGGCTGAACTGGGCCGTTTGGCCAACCAGAAGGTACAGCTGTCCGGCGATTTCAAAGCGAACCATGCGATCGTGAATAATTCATTAGCAGGGTTCATGCACAACGTAAGAGAGGCGATGGAGCAGACTCCGACGTATGAAGCCCATGCGGCACTTGCACGAATCGAAGTGGCGGGGGCTCGGTTCTGCGTGGCGGGGTTGGAGGCGGATCGCATCGAGTTTCAAGACGCACTGCAATCGCTGAGGGCAATTCAGCCCGATCCTCTGGCAGAGAAATCCGAAGCATGGGAATTGACCATCCGGCACTCGCAGAAATTGCTTGAACTGCGGACTGAACTGGATGCGACGATTCAGGCGCTGGTGCGAGTTCCTCTTAGCGCGTTTGCAGCCGATCTGATGCGTTTGGAAAATCATCGAAATCAGCAGCAGTTGGCCGTCACCAATGCTTATCGCGGAGCCCTGTCGGTATTGGTTTTGATGTTGATTGGCTACTGTGCCTACCAGTTTGTTTGCCTCGTTCGACATGCGCGCAAAGATCGACAAGCAAACGAGGACTTGGAAGCAAAGATCCTTGAACGGACGCGGCAGTTGGTTCGCATGAATCAAGAATTGGCTAAGGCGATCTGCGAAGCGGAGAAATTGGCACTGGTCGCTCAGTACACCGATAACGGCGTCATGATTCGGGACCCTGTAGGACGGATCGAATGGGTGAACGCCGGGTTCACGCGGATCACCGGTTACACCCTGGACGAAGTGATCGGTAAGCAGCCGATGCAGTTCTTGTATGGTGCGGAAACCGATTTGGCGTCCATCGAGAAAATTGATGACGCGATTCGAACGCAGACAGGCGTCGATGAAGAACTGATCTATTACTCCAAGTCAGGGCAGCCATTCTGGTTGGCGGTGGAACTTCGCCCTATCTATGACGAGTACGGCACGTTGGTTCGCTTCATTGCAATCGAAAGCGATATCACTGAACGGAAACAGGCGGAGGTCGAAAAGTCGATTCTTTCCAGTAAGTTGCTGAAGGTCTCTCGTCAGGCCGGTATGGCCGAGGTTGCCACAGGCGTTTTGCATAATGTTGGGAACGTTCTGAATAGCGTGAATGTCTCGGCAAACCTATTGCTCGATACGCTGCAGCGAAGTCGAGCCCTCACGTTTAGGAAAGCGGCCGACCTGATCCTGGATCATGAAGGAGATCTTGCGCGGTTCTTTGGAGAGGACCCGCGCGGGCAGGCGATCCCCGCATTCTTGAAAGAGTTGGCCGCGTCGTTGCAGAAGGATCGCACGCTGTGCCAGGGAGAGCTGCGTTCGCTGATGGGGAACGTCGAACACATTAAAGAAATCGTTAGCATGCAGCAGTCGTTGGCCTGTACCGGAGGGAATCTTGAAAGGCTGGATCTCACTGCCGTTGTGGAAGACGCGCTGAAAATTGATTCGGTCGCGATGGAACGGCACCGAATGCGGGTGGAGCGTCAATTCGATTTGGTTCCGTATGTCTGCGCTGATCGGCACAAGGTTGTGCAGGTGTTGGTCAATTTGGTCAGCAATGCAAGGCATGCGATGGAAAAAGTGCCGGAAGAGAACCGCGTCGTCACCGTGGCCATCACCGGAGATGAGAAAGAAGTTCGAGTGATGGTGAGTGATCGTGGGGTAGGAATCCCCGTCGAACATCTGACCAAGATCTTCTCTCACGGCTTCACGACTCGCAAAGAGGGGCACGGTTTTGGATTGCACAGCAGCGCCTTGGCGTGCCAAGAGATGGGGGGGGCGTTGGAGGCGCATAGTGAGGGTGTGGGGCGTGGTGCGACGTTCAGCCTGAGAATCCCTGTGGAGGCCGAGGCTCCGGCCCCAAGCCGCCTGGAAGCGGTAGTTCAATAG
- the rplS gene encoding 50S ribosomal protein L19 yields the protein MSQQIIDLVEKSSLKEDVPQFEIGDTVDVHTKILEGSKERIQVFSGVVIARSGAGAREMFMVRRIVAGEGVERKFPIHSPRISKVEVTRSSVVRRAKLYFLRDRVGKAVRLKERRRS from the coding sequence ATGTCTCAACAAATTATTGACTTGGTCGAAAAATCAAGTCTGAAAGAAGATGTCCCGCAGTTCGAAATCGGCGATACCGTTGATGTCCACACCAAGATTTTGGAAGGCAGCAAAGAGCGTATCCAGGTTTTCTCCGGAGTTGTCATCGCCCGAAGTGGTGCAGGCGCTCGTGAAATGTTCATGGTTCGCCGCATCGTCGCTGGCGAAGGTGTGGAACGAAAGTTCCCCATCCACAGCCCACGTATTTCCAAAGTGGAAGTGACTCGCAGCAGCGTCGTACGTCGCGCCAAACTGTACTTCTTGCGTGACCGCGTCGGTAAAGCCGTTCGTCTGAAAGAGCGTCGCCGAAGCTAA
- the rpsP gene encoding 30S ribosomal protein S16: MKKMGRTHRPFFRLCAVDQRSPRDGRVIEELGHYDPMIPETDARAILNGERINYWISVGAQPSDKAGVLIKKYGIGGTHLEKQQEALDRLGKRKHYEWAPAPAAPPKPAKKEEAAVEEPAAEASDEAAAPEATE, translated from the coding sequence TTGAAAAAAATGGGCCGAACCCATCGTCCATTCTTCCGCCTCTGTGCGGTTGATCAACGCTCCCCGCGTGATGGTCGCGTCATTGAAGAACTGGGACATTATGATCCCATGATTCCCGAAACCGATGCTCGGGCAATCCTCAATGGTGAGCGGATCAACTATTGGATCAGCGTTGGGGCTCAGCCTAGCGATAAAGCTGGCGTCCTGATCAAAAAATACGGTATCGGTGGCACTCACCTCGAAAAACAGCAAGAAGCCCTCGATCGCCTAGGCAAACGGAAGCACTACGAGTGGGCTCCCGCTCCAGCGGCTCCACCAAAGCCTGCCAAGAAAGAAGAAGCGGCTGTGGAAGAACCTGCTGCAGAGGCTTCCGATGAAGCTGCTGCTCCTGAAGCGACCGAATAA
- a CDS encoding aminotransferase class I/II-fold pyridoxal phosphate-dependent enzyme, with translation MADQPAMAIRVADRLERLPPYMFGRINAILYQKRSEGIDMVDMGMGNPSDPPQPEVIAKLAEAASDKANHGYSQANGIASLRREVANKYKRKYGVTLDPESEILSCIGSKEGFSHMCLALLGPGDTAIIPAPYFPIHMYGVILASGNVVSLDVADPDKFLSNVAYTCENLSPRPKALIINYPHNPSSATIDPSFFIEVVRLARKYDLMVIHDFAYADVAFDGYQPPSFLAAPGASKVGVEFTTMSKGYNMAGWRVGFCAGNPDMIRALATIKGYYDYGMFQAVQLAAIVALKETEAAVEAQSAIYQGRRDVLVAGLRQLGWEVPTPKAGMFAWAQVPEPWRSAMSTIDFAMMLLEDGNVVVSPGSGFGPAGEGYLRLALVESEERLQQAVRQIGDCLKRNPVTK, from the coding sequence ATGGCCGATCAGCCGGCCATGGCGATTCGTGTCGCGGATCGCTTGGAGCGTTTGCCGCCATACATGTTTGGACGCATCAACGCCATTCTGTACCAGAAGCGAAGCGAAGGGATCGATATGGTCGATATGGGGATGGGAAATCCCTCCGATCCTCCGCAGCCTGAAGTGATTGCCAAATTGGCCGAAGCGGCTTCGGATAAAGCAAATCATGGATACAGCCAGGCGAATGGGATCGCCAGCCTGCGTCGCGAAGTCGCCAATAAATACAAACGCAAGTACGGCGTGACCCTGGATCCTGAATCCGAAATCCTTTCCTGTATCGGCAGCAAAGAAGGTTTTTCCCATATGTGCCTTGCCCTGCTGGGGCCCGGCGATACGGCGATCATTCCTGCACCTTATTTTCCGATTCACATGTATGGGGTCATTTTGGCCTCGGGAAATGTTGTTTCGTTGGATGTTGCGGACCCGGACAAATTTCTCTCAAACGTTGCTTATACGTGCGAAAATCTGTCGCCTCGGCCCAAGGCATTGATCATCAACTACCCGCACAATCCTTCTTCAGCGACGATCGATCCTTCCTTTTTCATCGAAGTCGTCCGCCTGGCGCGGAAGTACGACCTAATGGTGATCCATGATTTTGCTTACGCCGATGTCGCTTTTGACGGGTACCAGCCGCCAAGCTTCCTAGCGGCTCCGGGGGCAAGTAAAGTTGGCGTCGAATTCACGACGATGAGCAAGGGCTACAACATGGCCGGCTGGCGAGTCGGTTTTTGTGCAGGGAATCCCGACATGATTCGAGCCCTCGCAACGATCAAGGGATACTATGACTACGGCATGTTCCAAGCAGTTCAGCTAGCCGCCATCGTCGCTTTGAAAGAAACCGAGGCGGCGGTCGAGGCCCAGTCGGCGATCTATCAAGGCCGCCGTGATGTGCTGGTCGCAGGCTTGCGACAGTTGGGCTGGGAGGTGCCGACGCCCAAAGCCGGAATGTTTGCGTGGGCTCAGGTCCCTGAACCGTGGCGATCGGCGATGAGTACGATCGATTTCGCCATGATGTTGCTGGAAGATGGGAATGTTGTTGTCAGCCCCGGCAGCGGATTTGGACCAGCAGGCGAAGGTTATCTGCGGTTGGCCCTTGTCGAGAGTGAAGAACGTTTGCAGCAAGCCGTGCGACAAATTGGCGACTGCTTAAAACGAAACCCCGTCACCAAATAA
- a CDS encoding class I SAM-dependent methyltransferase: protein MTAQDRSLQQYHQLIQLNAASHLLRIARRIGLFDLLLKGQHTAPQIIEALKLEPELAISLLDALRATGAIEQYGEDFALAQVTRLLSQFDADLGDAMWEKLEAALKENLSPESEPYHAGIAATQWTHTRTAMEAAEMLNIGEDRKDLKIVDIACGSAVWSCAVAYQDPGSQVTAIDFAGALKAAAATAESIELGDRFSGLAGDPLQVELPAKTYDMAILAQRLHSEPTEKGTEWLKRIRASLVDGGELIVIDLFQTTASPKLGEAIESLKMKLHTDQGGVRSPQETEQQLKDAGFGSAQFSYLPSSHVNMGLIIAKA from the coding sequence ATGACCGCTCAAGACCGCTCACTGCAACAGTACCATCAACTGATTCAGTTAAACGCTGCCAGCCATCTGCTGCGAATTGCAAGGCGGATCGGCTTATTTGATTTACTGCTAAAAGGGCAACATACCGCCCCGCAGATCATCGAAGCACTAAAACTGGAACCAGAACTGGCGATTTCGCTGCTGGATGCATTGAGGGCAACCGGAGCGATCGAACAGTACGGTGAAGATTTCGCATTAGCTCAGGTCACACGGCTGCTCAGCCAGTTCGATGCCGACCTTGGCGACGCAATGTGGGAAAAACTAGAGGCGGCACTCAAGGAAAATCTGTCCCCCGAAAGTGAACCCTATCACGCGGGGATCGCTGCAACCCAGTGGACGCATACGCGAACGGCTATGGAAGCGGCCGAAATGCTAAACATCGGCGAAGATCGCAAAGACCTTAAGATCGTTGATATCGCGTGCGGTTCCGCCGTTTGGAGCTGTGCGGTCGCCTATCAAGATCCCGGCAGCCAGGTGACCGCGATCGATTTTGCAGGAGCCCTGAAAGCGGCTGCCGCGACCGCGGAATCGATTGAGCTGGGTGATCGCTTCTCGGGACTCGCCGGCGATCCCCTGCAAGTAGAACTTCCTGCAAAGACCTACGACATGGCGATTCTCGCTCAGCGATTGCACAGTGAACCGACGGAAAAGGGAACCGAATGGCTAAAACGGATTCGTGCCAGCTTGGTCGACGGAGGTGAATTGATCGTCATCGACCTGTTCCAGACCACCGCGTCCCCCAAACTTGGCGAAGCGATTGAATCGCTAAAGATGAAACTGCATACCGACCAAGGGGGCGTCCGCTCGCCACAGGAAACCGAGCAGCAATTAAAGGATGCGGGCTTCGGATCTGCACAATTCAGCTACCTTCCTTCCAGCCACGTCAACATGGGCCTGATCATCGCCAAGGCCTAG
- a CDS encoding peptidylprolyl isomerase — translation MNVWTLRATLLLTLTTGIAGWNVQPNSYALAQAPTNNVVAVVNADPITRDQLAKEVVLRHGEEVLDEMVNRYLIVQACKAKGIQITGQDVQDEVIRIAKKFGLTTESYLQLLQEERDFSPQQYSKDVVWPMLSLRALVADEVKVTQEERDKAFLSQFGPSVKCRMIMVADRVKAEQLRSMAEKAPEQFGELAMRHSEDETSASVHGLIPPIRQYTGDADFEAIAFNLKENEISKVYPLGDQWVVLQCVRHLPETPPAPHARPMIMQQISDRIVDEKVRVSASKLFAKLQADANVVKVLGDEAKTKEYPGVAAIVNGQKMTVAQVAAECIERHGTAVLDGEVNRKLLTQALGKSNIKVESADLKAEVERAAVSFGYVDADGKADVDSWMQAMLADADQSAQELYIRDAVWPSVALKKLVDGQFSVTQEDLRKGFEANYGVRCEVLAVVLGDQRTAQKVWDMARANPTDSFFGELASQYSIEPMSQSNNGRVPPLARHNGQETLEREAFKLKPGGVEAMSGIISTGADRWVILRCVGFTEPVVTDFEAVREELTRDLYEKKQRLAMANKMDELKEAAQVDNFLEVQAQMGKIRQTSATAPISR, via the coding sequence ATGAACGTGTGGACTCTGCGTGCAACGCTATTGTTGACCCTGACTACGGGGATTGCTGGATGGAACGTTCAGCCCAATTCTTACGCCCTGGCTCAAGCTCCCACAAATAATGTGGTTGCGGTGGTCAATGCTGATCCGATTACTCGTGATCAATTGGCGAAAGAAGTTGTTCTTCGCCACGGCGAAGAAGTCTTAGACGAAATGGTAAACCGTTACCTGATCGTACAGGCGTGTAAAGCCAAAGGAATTCAGATCACCGGGCAAGATGTCCAAGACGAAGTGATTCGGATTGCGAAGAAATTTGGCCTGACAACCGAATCCTATTTGCAACTGTTGCAGGAAGAGCGAGATTTCTCGCCGCAGCAGTACAGCAAGGACGTGGTCTGGCCGATGCTTTCTCTGCGAGCTCTGGTTGCCGACGAAGTGAAGGTGACTCAAGAGGAACGTGATAAAGCATTCCTTAGTCAGTTCGGACCTTCGGTGAAGTGCCGGATGATCATGGTTGCCGACCGTGTCAAAGCGGAACAACTGCGATCGATGGCTGAGAAGGCACCGGAGCAGTTTGGCGAGCTGGCAATGCGGCACAGCGAAGACGAAACCAGTGCCAGCGTGCATGGGTTGATCCCACCGATTCGCCAGTACACCGGCGACGCCGATTTTGAAGCGATCGCGTTTAACCTAAAAGAAAATGAAATCTCCAAGGTCTATCCCCTGGGAGATCAATGGGTTGTTTTGCAGTGCGTCCGTCACTTGCCCGAAACCCCCCCTGCCCCGCATGCCCGCCCAATGATCATGCAACAGATCAGCGACCGGATCGTGGACGAGAAAGTTCGCGTTTCGGCTTCGAAACTGTTCGCAAAATTGCAGGCCGATGCAAACGTTGTCAAAGTCCTTGGCGACGAGGCCAAAACCAAGGAATATCCCGGCGTCGCAGCGATCGTCAATGGACAGAAGATGACCGTGGCTCAAGTGGCTGCGGAATGTATCGAACGCCACGGGACGGCCGTTTTGGATGGTGAGGTAAACCGAAAACTATTGACCCAAGCATTGGGCAAATCGAACATCAAGGTCGAATCGGCTGATCTGAAAGCCGAAGTCGAACGAGCCGCCGTCTCCTTTGGCTATGTCGATGCCGACGGCAAAGCGGACGTCGATAGCTGGATGCAAGCGATGTTGGCCGATGCGGACCAAAGCGCACAGGAACTGTATATTCGCGATGCCGTTTGGCCATCGGTCGCCTTGAAGAAACTGGTTGACGGTCAATTTAGCGTCACGCAAGAAGACCTGCGAAAAGGTTTCGAGGCGAATTACGGCGTCCGCTGTGAAGTTCTTGCCGTCGTCCTTGGCGACCAACGGACCGCTCAAAAGGTTTGGGATATGGCTCGTGCCAACCCAACCGATTCGTTCTTCGGTGAATTGGCCAGTCAGTATTCGATTGAACCGATGAGCCAAAGCAACAACGGCCGCGTCCCCCCACTGGCTCGCCACAATGGTCAAGAGACCTTGGAGCGAGAAGCTTTTAAGCTGAAACCAGGCGGTGTGGAAGCGATGAGTGGAATCATTTCGACCGGAGCTGACCGCTGGGTGATCCTTCGTTGTGTTGGTTTCACCGAGCCTGTTGTGACCGATTTCGAGGCGGTTCGCGAAGAATTGACTCGCGACCTGTATGAAAAGAAACAGCGTTTGGCGATGGCAAACAAAATGGATGAACTGAAGGAAGCGGCTCAGGTCGACAACTTCCTGGAAGTTCAGGCTCAGATGGGAAAGATTCGCCAAACTTCGGCGACCGCACCTATTTCTCGCTAA